The DNA window TTGATAATGATCCTGTTCCCCTGTGGTGGAACTGTGTAAATTCTTGTGCAGTCATGACGAATAATTTATATATAGTTACTAGCTCTCAAGTTAAGGTTTAGTTGGGTGGATGACTTTGGTGTTACTTTTATGTGCAGGTGGCATGCTAGCACAATAATGCAGTAAGGTTGTGTCATGAGTAAAATGTGTCATGCATGTGCATCAAAAGAGACAACCATGGATGAGGTCAATATCGACCTAACCTGCAGTACATCTTGCTGCAAGATGTGTGATCATGGTGAGGGATCATCAATTGTTACCGGTGAGACCAACTGGTTGCACATGGACTCAAGCCCTTGCAGCACTCCTTATGGCACTCCCATGTTCAGCCGAGAAAATTCTTTCTCAAGCTTTGCTAGTTGCTTTTCAAGCCTTGGTGAGTGTTGTAGCACTGTTCTCTGAAATATGTGATATGATTGTCTGTATCATTTAACATTATTTTCTTACATAACCATAATTTCTCTATGGCCTGTATTTTCCTCAGGCGACTCCCTAACATACTCTGACTTTGAAGAGGAGATTGAGATCCAGGATACTGGTCAAAGTTATCCTGATACCCTATTAAATGATGATCTTATGGAGCAAGGAGAAGGAAGTTTAATACGAGTGGAAGAATGTCAACTCCGTGATATTGCTGTTGTTGATGACGGTGCTACTGTTCCCATTCCAGCAGATCAAAATATTTCATCTGGTCATCCAGAGTCGGAAACACTAGAAGACTCCAAGGGAAAATTTGATGACACTAATATTACTTCGTGTTTGAAtccatcttctgagcagcatCAAGATGTCCTATCCAACAATCAATCTATAGAAACAAAATGTGGTGTATCAGTGGAAGACTTCGATCTTAAACAATGCGGTGTGATAGATGTTGAAGAGGTCACCAGCCTTCCTATGCCAGGTGGTGATATTATTCCATTGAATGAACAAGTTATGGCTCAACTTGACGGTAGCATGGAAAATACAATAGTTTATTACAATATATCAAATACCGAACCTGACATGAAACATGGTGATGACTTTGATAGTGAAAACGAATGTATATACCCACTTGTATTGCCCAGTTTTGATGCAGATCCGCTCATTTGGTCACCACCAGCACCAGAAAATATGGAAGATGACTTTGATACTGTTTCTAATAACTCCGATGAGAATGAAAATAAAAGCTCTGGGTGGGCTAGGTCAAGTTTCAACGTTAACATAGCAGAGAGAAGCAAGGAAAGCCGTGAAGACCAATTGCAGAAAGTAATGTCAGAAGTTATGAATGGGCAATTCAAGACCCTTGTAAGTCGTTTCTTGGCTGCTGAAGGGTTCTCTATATATGATGGAGGCACCAAGAAGAACTGGCTTGATATTGTTGCTTCATTGTCATGGGATGCTGCACTACTTGTCAAGCCTGATGCCAATTCTGGAAATGCAATGGATCCTGGTTTGTATGTGAAGGTTAAATGCATACCTTCAGGATCTTACCAGCAGAGGTAACAAACCGATGTTGTACTGTTCTTTCCTCATCCTTGCGTTGTCTCAATAAGGTGCCCTTTCTTTGTTCCTTTGATAGTGAAGTGGTCAATGGTCTTGTTTTTAAGAAGAGTGCTGCACATAAACAGATGCGTGCCAATATAAAGCATCCAAAATTGTTACTTCTTCAGGGTGCGCTTGGCCATTTTTCAACAGGGTTAGCATCAATAAATTCAATGAAACAGGTGTGCGTGCATGCTCTTAACCAAAGGTTATTTACATTGCATAGATAAAAGACTAGATAATAGGTGAGATTTACAAAATGCCTCTTCTTTCACATTGACCAGGAAAATGAACAGCTGGAGAAAATACTTAGTGCAGTGATAGGCAAATGCCAGCCTGATGTTATATTGGTGGAGAAAGTAGTTTCCCGTAATGTGAATGAACATGTTCAGAAACAAGGAGTTACAGTAGTTAGTGACATGAATATGCGTCGGCTGGAAAGAATTGCTCGTTGCACTGGCTCTCCAATAATATCATTGCAGAATGTTCTTACAAAACCCAGCATTATTAAGCAGTGTGAGTCTCTCCATTTTGAAAAGTTTGTTGAAGAGCATAATATTACTGGAGATGATGGAAGGAAGTCATGGAAAACGTGTTTGTTTCTAGAGGGTTTTCCAAGACCTCTGGGATGCACAGTATGTTCTCTCTTTCTTATATACGTgtaatttttatttatttatctaGTCTGTGGTACTAGGGCATCAGATCATTTGTTGTGCATTTTATGCAattttttttaccatttttctcaTGACTTATCCTATTTTGTATGCTCTTTATGCTTTGCTAGTTCTGATTAGTTTGACATTGTTTTGTAGATACTGCTGAAAGGCGCAGCAAGAGAAGAACTTAAGAAGATTAAGCGTGTCCTCCATTTCACTGTCTTTGCAGCTTACCATTTGATCCTTGAAACTTCATTCTTTGCTGATCAAAAATTATTTATGACAGACAAACCTACCACAGGGAAAGAGAAATGCTTTAAAACTAATGCATGCCTTCTTGGTCCCTGTTATGATAGTTCGGAAAACAGTGACACCATGAAACATCCAAATTGTGATGATCAGTATGCTAATCAGGAAAAGCTCATTCATACTGAAAAGCCTATACTGCTGCATCTTCATGATAACAAAACTATGACGTCTGAAGATCCTGCTGGTGAAAAGCATATTGACAGCAAAGGCATTCGGTCATATTCATCATTGCCTGTTTCAGTTCCCTCGACAAATTTTATGCAGGACACACCATCATCAGATTATGCTGAGTCAAACACATGTGATGGTTTTGATGGCTCAACATTCATGGATACTTCCAAAAAGGTGCACAAGAAACAATTATCTGGCGAAAAATTTCAAAGAACTGCTAATGGAATTTGTGCTGAGAGTGGAGCTTCTTTGAATACTCAGGACATCTTGATTTCAATGTCTAGCCAACATATCAGGAACCAAGCTGTTTGCGAACAGAGTCACCTTTCCCGGATAACTTATTATGGGTATTTCGATACATCTCTTGGACGATATTTGCAAGATACTTTACTTAATGAGGTCATACTTCTTaactatttttattttaagaGCTCCATCATTTTCCTTGCTTTTATTTCCAATAACAAAGTAAACTGGTTGCAGAAACACAGCTGCTTATCGTGCGGTGAGTCTCCAGAAGCTCATATGTACTCTTATACTCACCACAATGGTACTCTCACTGTTCTTGTGAAAAGACTTCCCATGGAGTCATCACTTTCTGGTGAGGCTCAAGGAAGAATTTGGATGTGGACTAGATGCTTGAGATGCAATGCTAAGCCGACTAGCAGGGTTATAATATCTTCCTCTGCACGTAATCTATCGTTTGGGAAGTTCTTGGAGCTCAGCTTCTCAACTCATTCTGCTGCCAAGAAGCTGTCAACATGTGGGCATTTGCTGCATAGAGACTGCCTACGTTTCTTTGGGTAAATGTCTGGAAGACAACTAAATAAATATGAATTGTTTTCTTCATGATTTACAGATAATTTTTATCATTTTATGCCTTGCAGATTTGGATCCAGAGTTGCTATGTTCATATACTCATCTGTTGAAATATATTCTGCTTGTAAGCCTCCATTGACTCTGGAGTTCAATAACAGAAACAAAAAGGATTGGCTTGATGTTGAAGTGAATAATGTATGTTTCTGCAACAtatttgctgctgctgcttatTTTCCTTCAGCCAATCACATACTTGCGTGCTAACATTGTTCTATTCTTTAAGGTCCGTCTTAAATGGAAACAACTCTTCTCAGAAATTGAAAATGGAATACAAGACTTAAGATCAAGATACACTACTCAAGCCATGGGGGAAGGCACCAACATTTCAGTATATGAAGGATTACTTTTGGAGGTGACTAGGATGCTTGTGCAGGAAAAAAATGAAGTTGAGGTAATCATGATGCAGCAGTTCTATTATCATTTATATTTTCTTGATTCTCTTATGCAAATGATTTTGAACTGTTTTTGGGTATTTTAACGTATCCTCCGTATACAAGGTTTCTCTGAAGGCGTTTAACCAAGTTGCAATACCTGAGAGTTTTTCTCATGAGATCCTTGGTTTGAACTGGCTGTACCAGCAACTTCTTCTTGGGTTCTATATTTGGGATCTTCGTTTGCTTCATATTCTCCAGTACACTAAAGTTAATACTGTATCTTCAGACAATTCTATTCATGAAAGGACAGTAAAGAATGAGCTGAAGAATTCTGGGAGTATTGCTATCCAAGACACACCATTTATGAAGAACATTGGAATAGAAAGAAATGAAACAACTATAAGTTCTTCTAGCAGCTTTGATGATTCATGTAGCAATAAAATTTTGGATAAGGCTCAGCTTATTGATAAACTAATAATCAAAGAGCATGAGTTGCCCGTTTATCAAGATCATGATGTAAGATCATCTCTTTCTTCTCCAGGCGAAGCTACTGAAAATGGTTCACATCAGTTTGAGGCAACTATGGAGATTGGTAATGAGTTTTGTTCAGAGAAATCACCATTGACAAATCATGAACAGCCTGCAGCATCCAAAGTAAATGAAATATGTCGTGTTGTCATACCAAGTTATGATGCAGGAAAATGGGTCTGGAATCGATTTAGTCACTTGGAACTGGAATACAAGAAAGGACTTCAAGGTGGTTCTTTGTATAAATTTCACCTCATCAACAAATACACCCCATGTTCTTCATCATTGACACAATTAAAACATCAGATGGACTTGGGGCATTTTATACTTGGCCATGGTGGTAATATCTTGTCTATTGCTGAGGAAGAGGTTTCCAGCATTATTGCTGTCGCATTAACTATATCTGAACAACAAGGGTTCTCTTCTGAAGCTGCATCTAGCAACTTGGATAGAAATGCTTCTATGTTGTCATCCATTCTCGCATCAACAATATCACCTAAGGAATCAACATCTGGGTTTTATGATTCATTTCTGTCAGCTTTAAAAGATCTGCATCCTGAAATTGATCTGAACAATGAAAAAATAGCTCTTAGAAGCAAATATACCGTTGTTTGTATATATGCAAAGCAATTCCATGATCTTCGGAAGATATGTTGCCCATCAGAACTTGCATATATTTCATCAATAAGCCGCTGCAAAAATTGGGATGCACAGGGCGGAAAGAGTAAGGTTTTCTTTGCGAAATCAATGGATGACAGATTTATCATAAAACAAATCAAGAAGACGGAGTTTGATTCGTTCTTAAAGTTTGGTCTCGAGTACTTCAAGCATTTTGGTGTATCTGAGGTCTCAAATAACCCTACATGTCTCGCAAAAATTCTGGGAATATATCAGGTGTGTTGAACCTTCCAGGAAACTGTGCGGCTCAACTGCTCCTAGCATCTAATGGTATATCTCTTTCTGACATTATTTTAGGTTAAGGAAATAAGGAACGGCAAGGAGACAAGGGCTAATTTCATGGTTATGGAAAATCTTTTGTTTGGGCATAATATACTACGTAGATATGATCTGAAGGGTGCTCTTTTCTCACGATATATTTCTGATTCAAAAAATCCTGAAATGGTGCTTTTGGATCAGAATTTTATTGAAGATATGCGTACCATGCCAATCTACATTGAGGGAAAAACCAAAAACCTCATGGAACGTGCTATTTGGAATGACACAGCTTTTCTAAGTGTATGTGTGCCTGTTGCCATTAAAATAATTTTCTTTGAATATTATACTTTCTTCATTTTGTAGTACTATCTATCATTTTGTCTCTGAATCTTATATTTTATTTCCTTATGCTTGCAGAACATGAATGTAATGGATTACTCCTTGTTTGTTGGAGTTGACAAACAGAAGAAAGAGCTTGTATTTGGAATTATAGATTATTTGAGACaatatacttgggacaaacagCTGGAATCTTGGGTGAAGACATCTCTTTTTGTTCCGAAGAATCTATCACCAACTGTAATTTCACCAAGGGAGTACAAAATCAGATTCAGAGCATTTATGTCACAATACTTTCTATCAGTTCCAGATGCTTGAGTCATGGGGCCTGGTCATTTCCTGGTATCAGTAGTTGCCTGAACTTGTCATGAGTTAGTATCAATTCATCTACTTCATTTTTGTGGCGTGTGTATATCTATCCTTGTCCATTTTGCTTCTCAGCAGTTGTACATCTTAGCATTTAGGACGCCAGGGAAGGGCAAATTTTAAGCAAATGAATGGTGACACATAAATAACCTAGATATTGTTCTTTATTGATGATAGTTAGGGTGGAGATTGAGGATATAGGGGTAGAGGAGCATTTAATGCACTGCAGTTGTGTTTATTGGAATATATATTGCTGAAATTGCAAGTCATATTCTCATCCTTTGTGGATTCAGCTTTCTGTATTACTTTAATCAAATGTGTGGTAAGGTTTGTGGGTTGAGCACTACCCTTGCCATGACAGGCACAAATACAGTGACACCATTTGGTCAATATGTCTATTGTAATTTGATCTATCCTGGAACATCATGAATTataaatgtgtgtgtgtgggtggGGGGCGTCTTCCATCTTAGGCAAGAAAGGTGAAGAaaccatttttttagggaattAATTGTGATTACAGACCGGTGTGCATGTAAAGATGAACTATGCATAAACTGCTTGTTGCTGCTTGAAAGTAGGCCTGTGCATGGGTGGATTAAGATGGATCAAGTTGAAAGATTTGAACTGAGTTCTTATACTCTAGTTCTGTTTCGCGGTCCTGTTCTGTCTGGTTTATACAAAGATATTATGGTAGATTGGACATGCTTTCTCTTCACGGACTATTGAAGAGCAAATTTGTTCaaattttccttttctatatGTGCCATATGAAGCAGTTGGCATGTACGGCGAACTTTCAAGCCATCAAGTCTCTTGAAGTCTTCAATAACATCCAGGTTTTTCCTTATTTCTATGAATATATCTGTAAAGGTATATAATGGAGTTTTGTTATGCAATTTTACTGACAGTTTCTTATGTATACTCTTGTTTTACTACAGAAGTACAGTTAGCTTCCAACTTCCAAGCATCCTGAATTATTCTTCTTGGTATGTTGCTCCAGCAAGCTCAATCAATTATATATTGTGTATGCTTCTGTTATCCCAGGTTATTTGGTTAGCGTGCACAGTTGTACTAAAAATACTTCTTAATGTTGTATACGTGTGTGGTTACTTGGAGTTAGGAGTAGATAATAATATTGCTAAAGAACTGAGATTGCAAGCTACCTTTCAACTGTCCTTGAATTATTGTATCCAAAGGTTTCTTAATTTTGTGGTTAATTTGACTGTTTCTTGCTTAATAATTTGGGCAAATGGTAGAGTAATAGAGATACCTGTTATCCTAGTACTTCAAGAGTCAAGACCTGCTAGAATATCATGTATGTAAAACTAGATTGTCTTGTGTTCATTGTTCTGAACTAGATGTAAATCCTAGTGCTAAAAACTGAAGAGTATGATGCTCTTTTTCTTTAGGTTCATAAAACTGTTTATTATGCTACCTTGTAAGATTTAAAACACAAGATTCCTCTGTTTAATGGAGATTACTTTCTTGGTCTTCGACCCTGGCAAAAATTAAATTGCAGGGATGGAACTTATTGCTGTTTTAGGACTTGCATTGTTTCCCTCTGACCATGTTTCTCATGACCTTTTTTCATCAGGAATTATCTTAAAATTTTTAACCACTCAATGCATGATGTCTGATCTACTGGTCAGGTTGGTACTGTAGTCTGACTTATGTTTGAATAAGAAAGTAACATTTCTTGTTGAGTTTGCTTTGTTCCTGGGATGGCAGCTGACATGTAAATTCGAACAAATGTGTTTGGTCAATCATCTATTACTTGAAAGATGAAAATACTTTATCTGGGGCCTATTGCTGTGTTGGTTTTGTCTATGACGGAAATGTCCTTGTCTAAGGTGTTCTTGGATTTGTCTACCATAGTGATGCATCACGACTGATTTTTATTAGTTATTACCATTCCAACCATTTTTGGAGAAGCCTACACCAGTTCTTCTACGTCAATCAGTTAATACTAGTCAATTTATTTGTCTATGCAACACTTTTTACTACTAGAAGGCATTTGAAGGTTACATAAGCATTTTTATTTTGCTTCAGCATATTAGATATTTCTTTTAAGAATTCTGTTTTTCTTATTTCTATTCCTTATAGTCATAGCTTAAAACAAATTTGAAAATATCAAGTGGTGGTTCAAACATCCAGAGCTTGATAGTATCCTTAGGTTGCAATCAAGAGTGCAACACATGACTTACATGTGCCTGAAAGAGCTTAAGCGAAAAGTGTTCCCTTATAGCATGATACTTATGGTTGTTCCAGGCGATGCAAATCATGCTCATATTGAAGAAAGCATTTAACTTGTGTATTATTTCCTTTACTCATAGG is part of the Panicum hallii strain FIL2 chromosome 2, PHallii_v3.1, whole genome shotgun sequence genome and encodes:
- the LOC112881503 gene encoding putative 1-phosphatidylinositol-3-phosphate 5-kinase FAB1C isoform X2, yielding MSKMCHACASKETTMDEVNIDLTCSTSCCKMCDHGEGSSIVTGETNWLHMDSSPCSTPYGTPMFSRENSFSSFASCFSSLGDSLTYSDFEEEIEIQDTGQSYPDTLLNDDLMEQGEGSLIRVEECQLRDIAVVDDGATVPIPADQNISSGHPESETLEDSKGKFDDTNITSCLNPSSEQHQDVLSNNQSIETKCGVSVEDFDLKQCGVIDVEEVTSLPMPGGDIIPLNEQVMAQLDGSMENTIVYYNISNTEPDMKHGDDFDSENECIYPLVLPSFDADPLIWSPPAPENMEDDFDTVSNNSDENENKSSGWARSSFNVNIAERSKESREDQLQKVMSEVMNGQFKTLVSRFLAAEGFSIYDGGTKKNWLDIVASLSWDAALLVKPDANSGNAMDPGLYVKVKCIPSGSYQQSEVVNGLVFKKSAAHKQMRANIKHPKLLLLQGALGHFSTGLASINSMKQENEQLEKILSAVIGKCQPDVILVEKVVSRNVNEHVQKQGVTVVSDMNMRRLERIARCTGSPIISLQNVLTKPSIIKQCESLHFEKFVEEHNITGDDGRKSWKTCLFLEGFPRPLGCTILLKGAAREELKKIKRVLHFTVFAAYHLILETSFFADQKLFMTDKPTTGKEKCFKTNACLLGPCYDSSENSDTMKHPNCDDQYANQEKLIHTEKPILLHLHDNKTMTSEDPAGEKHIDSKGIRSYSSLPVSVPSTNFMQDTPSSDYAESNTCDGFDGSTFMDTSKKDILISMSSQHIRNQAVCEQSHLSRITYYGYFDTSLGRYLQDTLLNEKHSCLSCGESPEAHMYSYTHHNGTLTVLVKRLPMESSLSGEAQGRIWMWTRCLRCNAKPTSRVIISSSARNLSFGKFLELSFSTHSAAKKLSTCGHLLHRDCLRFFGFGSRVAMFIYSSVEIYSACKPPLTLEFNNRNKKDWLDVEVNNVRLKWKQLFSEIENGIQDLRSRYTTQAMGEGTNISVYEGLLLEVTRMLVQEKNEVEVSLKAFNQVAIPESFSHEILGLNWLYQQLLLGFYIWDLRLLHILQYTKVNTVSSDNSIHERTVKNELKNSGSIAIQDTPFMKNIGIERNETTISSSSSFDDSCSNKILDKAQLIDKLIIKEHELPVYQDHDVRSSLSSPGEATENGSHQFEATMEIGNEFCSEKSPLTNHEQPAASKVNEICRVVIPSYDAGKWVWNRFSHLELEYKKGLQGGSLYKFHLINKYTPCSSSLTQLKHQMDLGHFILGHGGNILSIAEEEVSSIIAVALTISEQQGFSSEAASSNLDRNASMLSSILASTISPKESTSGFYDSFLSALKDLHPEIDLNNEKIALRSKYTVVCIYAKQFHDLRKICCPSELAYISSISRCKNWDAQGGKSKVFFAKSMDDRFIIKQIKKTEFDSFLKFGLEYFKHFGVSEVSNNPTCLAKILGIYQVKEIRNGKETRANFMVMENLLFGHNILRRYDLKGALFSRYISDSKNPEMVLLDQNFIEDMRTMPIYIEGKTKNLMERAIWNDTAFLSNMNVMDYSLFVGVDKQKKELVFGIIDYLRQYTWDKQLESWVKTSLFVPKNLSPTVISPREYKIRFRAFMSQYFLSVPDA
- the LOC112881503 gene encoding 1-phosphatidylinositol-3-phosphate 5-kinase FAB1B-like isoform X1, whose product is MSKMCHACASKETTMDEVNIDLTCSTSCCKMCDHGEGSSIVTGETNWLHMDSSPCSTPYGTPMFSRENSFSSFASCFSSLGDSLTYSDFEEEIEIQDTGQSYPDTLLNDDLMEQGEGSLIRVEECQLRDIAVVDDGATVPIPADQNISSGHPESETLEDSKGKFDDTNITSCLNPSSEQHQDVLSNNQSIETKCGVSVEDFDLKQCGVIDVEEVTSLPMPGGDIIPLNEQVMAQLDGSMENTIVYYNISNTEPDMKHGDDFDSENECIYPLVLPSFDADPLIWSPPAPENMEDDFDTVSNNSDENENKSSGWARSSFNVNIAERSKESREDQLQKVMSEVMNGQFKTLVSRFLAAEGFSIYDGGTKKNWLDIVASLSWDAALLVKPDANSGNAMDPGLYVKVKCIPSGSYQQSEVVNGLVFKKSAAHKQMRANIKHPKLLLLQGALGHFSTGLASINSMKQENEQLEKILSAVIGKCQPDVILVEKVVSRNVNEHVQKQGVTVVSDMNMRRLERIARCTGSPIISLQNVLTKPSIIKQCESLHFEKFVEEHNITGDDGRKSWKTCLFLEGFPRPLGCTILLKGAAREELKKIKRVLHFTVFAAYHLILETSFFADQKLFMTDKPTTGKEKCFKTNACLLGPCYDSSENSDTMKHPNCDDQYANQEKLIHTEKPILLHLHDNKTMTSEDPAGEKHIDSKGIRSYSSLPVSVPSTNFMQDTPSSDYAESNTCDGFDGSTFMDTSKKVHKKQLSGEKFQRTANGICAESGASLNTQDILISMSSQHIRNQAVCEQSHLSRITYYGYFDTSLGRYLQDTLLNEKHSCLSCGESPEAHMYSYTHHNGTLTVLVKRLPMESSLSGEAQGRIWMWTRCLRCNAKPTSRVIISSSARNLSFGKFLELSFSTHSAAKKLSTCGHLLHRDCLRFFGFGSRVAMFIYSSVEIYSACKPPLTLEFNNRNKKDWLDVEVNNVRLKWKQLFSEIENGIQDLRSRYTTQAMGEGTNISVYEGLLLEVTRMLVQEKNEVEVSLKAFNQVAIPESFSHEILGLNWLYQQLLLGFYIWDLRLLHILQYTKVNTVSSDNSIHERTVKNELKNSGSIAIQDTPFMKNIGIERNETTISSSSSFDDSCSNKILDKAQLIDKLIIKEHELPVYQDHDVRSSLSSPGEATENGSHQFEATMEIGNEFCSEKSPLTNHEQPAASKVNEICRVVIPSYDAGKWVWNRFSHLELEYKKGLQGGSLYKFHLINKYTPCSSSLTQLKHQMDLGHFILGHGGNILSIAEEEVSSIIAVALTISEQQGFSSEAASSNLDRNASMLSSILASTISPKESTSGFYDSFLSALKDLHPEIDLNNEKIALRSKYTVVCIYAKQFHDLRKICCPSELAYISSISRCKNWDAQGGKSKVFFAKSMDDRFIIKQIKKTEFDSFLKFGLEYFKHFGVSEVSNNPTCLAKILGIYQVKEIRNGKETRANFMVMENLLFGHNILRRYDLKGALFSRYISDSKNPEMVLLDQNFIEDMRTMPIYIEGKTKNLMERAIWNDTAFLSNMNVMDYSLFVGVDKQKKELVFGIIDYLRQYTWDKQLESWVKTSLFVPKNLSPTVISPREYKIRFRAFMSQYFLSVPDA